The DNA window ACACGTTGGTATTAATACACGCATGCTAAATACCcgctttttaaaaataatacctaTTTACCATTGCTGTATACAAATGATAAGAAGCGGGTCATAAAGAAGGGCTATACGATCTACAAATAGGAATATCTGTTTCGCAGAATATGCaacatattattttcttttactcaGTTGCCTTGTGGTAGATCGcagatatataaatataaatatatatatatatatttataaaatgaaatatttcgtcACATTAAGTCTTTGTCTTCTTTTCTCTAAGTTTGGTTAGCGATGGAAACGAAATCCTGTTGGgctaattaaaaattattttcaatgttgCAGAGTGGGCGGGTGTCGGTGAACACGAGAGAGTGCATCGACAGCTCTCTGTTTCTAGTGATTCTAAGCTCCTCGATGTAGATATAAGGGAAGAGGCAAGGGTGGTTCTACGGAATCGacgtcctcctcgtccaaaATCCGAGGTTTTCCTAGGGCCCGACCCTCCCCCGAGACGGGCAAAACGTTTCTCCGCATTCGGGGTAAGTTGTATCACCTGTTGTCAATAACTTTGATGAAACTGCTTATTCGAAACCTTAAATATTCTTCATGTTCACAGGGAGATTCGCCGTTTGGTAAATCAGATGCCTACATCAAACTGGAGCAGCTTGGAGAGGGTTCTTATGCTACAGTATTCAAAGGGTACAGTAATCTGACAAACCAGGTTGTCGCTCTTAAAGAGATTAGACTACAGGAAGAGGAAGGTGCACCTTTCACTGCCATTCGTGAAGCCAGCCTTTTAAAGGAGCTCAAACACAGCAATATAGTTACACTCCATGATATTGTTCACACTCGTGAAACTCTTACTTTTGTATTCGAATTCGTTCACACCGACTTGTCACAGTACATGGAGAGGCACGGCAGCGGAGGAGGGGGCCTTGATCCGCGAAATGTTCGGTTGTTCCTATTTCAACTACTCAGAGGACTAGCTTATTGTCATCGCAGGTGAGTTCTTGCATTCTCTGTTAGAGAAGAGTTTTGATTTAACGAACAGATTTTACTTTCTCACAgggaaaatgaatttcatacTTTACAAAGCAAGCAGATTGCTTTACATAGTGATTCAGGGTATCGATGATTTGTGCAAATTATTAACGGGAGAGAAAaatgtaggaaaaaaattagaatttgtACTTAGCAACAATATTCcattattttatctattgcGTAGTCTCGtttgatttaaaatatatGAGATTTCTAGAAATGAAAACTTCATTCAACTGATAATGACGTATGTTATTAGGTCAAGCTAGATATTCGGTGCATAAATAGTATTTCACATTTacgatttttgtattttgacTGAGTACAGAATTAATAAAGAACATGAATCCGTTCCCTGCTTTTAAACGTTTTTGTTGTGGTATAATAATACCAATTTTGTCGCATACGTCTACTTGAGTACAGGATAATAAATGTCTTggaagaattaaattttccgCTTACAAAATCTGGAATTTCCAAGGGTATATCCCAGCATGATATTACAGTCAATATCCTGTACACGAATacaacaaagaaaacaaatgTGACTAATGTTCATAATAACAAATTACAGAAGAGTACTGCACCGTGACGTGAAACCCCAAAACCTGTTGATAAGTGAAATAGGCGAATTGAAATTGGCGGATTTTGGTCTGGCTCGGGCAAAGTCAGTACCGTCGCATACCTATTCACATGAGGTTGTGACGCTGTGGTACAGGCCGCCAGATGTGCTGCTCGGTTCGACGGAGTACTCGACTTCATTGGACATGTGGGGCGTTGGATGCATATTTGTAGAAATGTTGACGGGGCTGCCGACTTTCCCAGGTGTCCGAGATACTTATGATCAACTCGATAAGATATTCAGAGTTCTTGGAACACCGACCGAAGATAGTTGGCCAGGCGTCACACATCTACGTGGATACCAAGCCCACAAACTAGCATTTTATCCATTGCAAAAATTGGGACTTTCCTTTCCCAGGCTGTACGATGTTCCTGAAGGTGATAATATGGCCTCCGCACTTTTACAGCTAAATCCAGATGATCGGATAGGCGCTGATGACGCTCTTAGGCATCCTTATTTCGCGACACTTCCGCCAAAACTTTACGAGTTGCCTGACGGTAAGTTGATCCTTGTTTCCTGAGGTGGATTTTTCAGTTTGTCAATCTATAAAGAGGTAATTTTTACCCCTAAACTTGAAgttcaaaatgaaatttaaacacATGTTATGCAAAATTCTTATTCCCGAAACATTTATCTGAATTTGCAAGATGAATCAATACTTTCTGTCCTTTATAACAACAGAATGGATATGTAAAATAGGCAAAATCTCCTTGGGTAATATTTAGGTGTCTAAATTTGGTAATAAAGAGGGTAGAGTACCCTGTGAGAAAACTTGATTTGGTCGGCAAGTTggatatattcatttattttgatggtAAAAAACTCTCTTCTTTCTTACAGAAGTGTCCATATTTAGTGTCGAGGGCTGCCATTTATTCACGGAATCGCGGCACTCTGCTCTGAAGACTTGAGACTAGCATAATTGTTGAGTtataacagagaaaaatataagaagAAATTAGGAGAAGTAATGGCCAATCTACAAGTTCAGAAATATAGGCACCAGTGCGTTGCCTGCTCTCtctatatctctctctctctttctctctctgccTCTTTTAGGGCCACTCGACTTCCAACATACCACAAATCGATGATGGTTTTTTTCTGAGAACAATTATTGCA is part of the Neodiprion virginianus isolate iyNeoVirg1 chromosome 5, iyNeoVirg1.1, whole genome shotgun sequence genome and encodes:
- the LOC124305861 gene encoding cyclin-dependent kinase 14 isoform X1; the protein is MYCQDKGSVASKSKEGSVTMREKKGGALSRVQKLKKRLSHSFGRLSISKEEADDVATREHQLPYNGYSEEFLDRLEPNGNIPTDKDRRYEWAGVGEHERVHRQLSVSSDSKLLDVDIREEARVVLRNRRPPRPKSEVFLGPDPPPRRAKRFSAFGGDSPFGKSDAYIKLEQLGEGSYATVFKGYSNLTNQVVALKEIRLQEEEGAPFTAIREASLLKELKHSNIVTLHDIVHTRETLTFVFEFVHTDLSQYMERHGSGGGGLDPRNVRLFLFQLLRGLAYCHRRRVLHRDVKPQNLLISEIGELKLADFGLARAKSVPSHTYSHEVVTLWYRPPDVLLGSTEYSTSLDMWGVGCIFVEMLTGLPTFPGVRDTYDQLDKIFRVLGTPTEDSWPGVTHLRGYQAHKLAFYPLQKLGLSFPRLYDVPEGDNMASALLQLNPDDRIGADDALRHPYFATLPPKLYELPDEVSIFSVEGCHLFTESRHSALKT
- the LOC124305861 gene encoding cyclin-dependent kinase 14 isoform X2, producing the protein MREKKGGALSRVQKLKKRLSHSFGRLSISKEEADDVATREHQLPYNGYSEEFLDRLEPNGNIPTDKDRRYEWAGVGEHERVHRQLSVSSDSKLLDVDIREEARVVLRNRRPPRPKSEVFLGPDPPPRRAKRFSAFGGDSPFGKSDAYIKLEQLGEGSYATVFKGYSNLTNQVVALKEIRLQEEEGAPFTAIREASLLKELKHSNIVTLHDIVHTRETLTFVFEFVHTDLSQYMERHGSGGGGLDPRNVRLFLFQLLRGLAYCHRRRVLHRDVKPQNLLISEIGELKLADFGLARAKSVPSHTYSHEVVTLWYRPPDVLLGSTEYSTSLDMWGVGCIFVEMLTGLPTFPGVRDTYDQLDKIFRVLGTPTEDSWPGVTHLRGYQAHKLAFYPLQKLGLSFPRLYDVPEGDNMASALLQLNPDDRIGADDALRHPYFATLPPKLYELPDEVSIFSVEGCHLFTESRHSALKT